One part of the Asterias amurensis chromosome 11, ASM3211899v1 genome encodes these proteins:
- the LOC139944070 gene encoding RNA demethylase ALKBH5-like: protein MADSCSDLRQKLDHHHHHTHSYDDTSRRRPFDERYDTSRRRSHWKQADNAEPRPSFEDDMEQVKKIHSGIKQVQLFSDSESAEIEKKIDEVVQIGQEGKYRQHTVDRAPLRNKYFFGEGYTYGAQLSKRGPGQERLYPKGEVDDIPDWIFELVVKKLEDNNLVPKGFINSAVINDYQPGGCIVSHVDPMHIFDRPIISASFLSDAALCFGCKFSFKPIRVTKPKVSLPMARGCVTLLSGYAADEVTHCIRPQDVKSRRAVIIVRRVFEDAPRLSRQLSLNSIPASSYDKRHASRYSQHDDRTLYNDEKSRSRVSPNSSGVSKTGKVRSTIAIVESRKKTSPTKNGNVSRERGEGSEHKRAPLKRQSGDGRSKQESTEERQAKSKTEPVPHKKVKINRQQPLS, encoded by the exons ATGGCTGACAGTTGTTCAGATTTGCGGCAAAAACTTgaccaccatcaccaccacacGCATTCATATGATGACACGAGTCGCAGACGGCCGTTTGATGAACGCTATGATACCTCCAGGAGACGTAGCCATTGGAAGCAAGCAGACAACGCAGAACCCCGTCCCTCTTTCGAAGACGACATGGAACAGGTGAAGAAAATTCACTCCGGTATCAAACAAGTTCAACTCTTCTCCGACAGCGAGAGTGCAGAAATCGAGAAGAAAATTGACGAAGTCGTTCAAATCGGACAGGAAGGAAAATACCGTCAACACACTGTCGATAGAGCGCCGCTACGCAACAAATATTTCTTTGGAGAGGGCTACACCTACGGAGCACAGCTGTCCAAACGAGGTCCCGGCCAGGAGAGATTATACCCAAAGGGGGAAGTTGACGACATACCGGATTGGATCTTTGAATTAGTCGTCAAAAAACTAGAAGATAACAATCTTGTTCCAAAAGGATTCATTAACAGTGCTGTGATTAATGACTACCAGCCAGGGGGCTGTATTGTGTCCCATGTCGATCCTATGCACATCTTCGACAGACCCATCATCTCCGCATCGTTCTTGAGCGACGCTGCGCTGTGTTTTGGTTGCAAGTTTTCATTCAAGCCGATACGAGTCACCAAGCCCAAAGTTAGCCTCCCTATGGCGAGGGGTTGTGTCACATTGCTAAG TGGTTACGCAGCAGATGAGGTCACACATTGCATCCGACCACAAGACGTCAAATCAAGAAGAGCTGTCATCATTGTTCGGAG aGTTTTCGAAGATGCACCAAGGCTCTCGCGTCAGTTGTCACTAAATAGCATCCCAGCCTCGTCCTACGACAAGCGACATGCGTCGAGGTACAGCCAGCATGACGACAGAACCCTGTACAATGATGAGAAGTCTCGAAGCAGAGTCTCACCCAACTCGTCTGGGGTGTCCAAAACCGGTAAAGTCCGCTCCACCATCGCAATCGTCGAGAGTCGCAAGAAAACATCACCCACCAAGAACGGCAACGTATCAAGGGAGAGAGGAGAGGGTAGtgaacacaagagggcgccgtTAAAGAGGCAGTCAGGTGATGGGCGGAGCAAGCAGGAGTCGACGGAGGAGCGACAAGCCAAATCAAAGACAGAGCCGGTACCCCACAAAAAGGTCAAAATCAACCGCCAGCAACCATTGTCATAG